Proteins encoded within one genomic window of Persephonella hydrogeniphila:
- a CDS encoding cytochrome c biogenesis protein ResB, with product MSILKTVTDFLFSLKLTVVLLVIFGAVVGTATFIENDFGRETAYALVYGTRWFEVLLTLLVINLIGNIFRYKMWKPKKIPLFIFHLSFIVIFIGAAITRYFGYEGMMHIREKQEQNQIFSRDPFLQISAKKGDKEFKLERSLLLSAVPVFNVNNFEEKIDIEGKPLIVRYKNFIKGVTTEIKEDPNGEPIITLRASAGMDSVDLTMKEGSIEDFGSFAFIFSDPKKFQKKLEGKDFVFFFVKDKKFYLLSNLPIQWMKMADRSQGMIKAGNEYPLQERTLYSVGGLNFVVKQAVVSGKEVVVPLPRTKDILRNSSVLSALFVEVEYDGERIETALLGRGGSTPGIPKNIKIKDLDLKLEWGAKVITLPFYIYLKDFVMRKYPGSNKPSSYESHVIVKDPVNKKEFEYNIHMNHPLVYGGYKFFQSSYDPDEKGTVLSVNHDPGVIPTYIGYGLLFLGLFLNLLNPFSRFGRTLKMLNKDTAKIILILISVLSFSYSSVAYPGMQSGQSSQKESVVPQKPNMEEIINTVKKLDKNHAEKFGTLAVQTGDGRIEPVDTLALEVVNKIHGGPSVLGMTHNQVLLGMFLMPGPWQYVKMIKVKHPASLFKNSKYKKQHSQ from the coding sequence ATGAGTATACTGAAAACTGTAACAGATTTTCTTTTTTCATTAAAACTAACTGTTGTTTTACTCGTTATATTTGGGGCTGTTGTCGGCACAGCAACATTCATAGAGAATGATTTTGGGAGAGAAACAGCCTATGCTCTTGTTTACGGTACCAGATGGTTTGAGGTGCTTTTAACGCTACTTGTTATAAATCTAATAGGAAATATTTTCAGATATAAAATGTGGAAACCTAAAAAAATACCCCTCTTTATATTCCACTTGTCATTTATTGTTATATTTATTGGTGCTGCAATCACAAGATACTTCGGTTACGAAGGCATGATGCACATAAGGGAAAAACAGGAACAAAACCAGATATTTTCAAGGGATCCTTTTCTCCAAATCTCAGCAAAAAAGGGAGATAAAGAGTTTAAATTAGAAAGGTCTCTACTTCTTTCTGCTGTTCCTGTTTTTAATGTGAATAATTTTGAGGAAAAGATAGATATAGAAGGCAAACCTTTAATAGTAAGGTATAAAAACTTTATAAAAGGGGTTACCACAGAGATAAAAGAAGATCCTAACGGAGAACCTATTATTACACTTAGAGCTTCTGCTGGAATGGACAGCGTTGACCTCACTATGAAAGAAGGTTCTATAGAAGACTTCGGTAGCTTTGCTTTCATATTTTCCGATCCAAAAAAATTCCAGAAAAAACTTGAAGGAAAAGATTTTGTTTTCTTCTTTGTAAAAGATAAAAAGTTTTACCTCCTTTCAAATCTGCCTATCCAATGGATGAAAATGGCAGACAGATCACAGGGAATGATAAAAGCAGGTAATGAGTATCCACTGCAGGAAAGAACTCTTTACTCTGTAGGTGGTCTTAACTTTGTTGTAAAGCAGGCTGTCGTCAGTGGCAAAGAAGTTGTTGTTCCACTTCCAAGAACAAAGGATATCCTCAGAAACTCCTCTGTTTTATCGGCACTGTTTGTAGAGGTGGAATACGACGGTGAAAGGATAGAAACAGCCCTCTTAGGAAGAGGGGGAAGTACACCGGGAATACCAAAAAATATAAAAATAAAAGACCTGGATCTTAAACTTGAGTGGGGAGCAAAAGTAATAACTCTTCCATTTTATATATATCTGAAAGATTTCGTTATGAGAAAATACCCCGGTTCCAATAAGCCATCTTCCTATGAAAGCCATGTCATAGTAAAAGATCCTGTTAATAAAAAGGAGTTTGAGTACAACATACATATGAACCACCCCCTTGTATACGGAGGGTACAAATTCTTCCAGTCTTCCTATGATCCGGATGAAAAAGGAACGGTGCTATCCGTCAACCATGACCCTGGCGTAATACCTACATATATAGGTTACGGTCTTCTATTCCTCGGTTTATTCTTAAACCTGTTAAACCCATTTAGCAGATTCGGGAGGACATTAAAGATGTTAAACAAAGATACAGCAAAAATAATACTTATCCTAATATCTGTTCTATCTTTTTCATACAGTTCAGTAGCATACCCTGGAATGCAGAGTGGACAATCCTCCCAGAAAGAGAGTGTAGTCCCCCAAAAACCTAATATGGAAGAGATTATAAACACCGTCAAAAAATTAGATAAAAACCATGCAGAGAAATTCGGAACCCTTGCAGTTCAGACTGGAGATGGAAGAATTGAACCTGTTGATACACTTGCCTTAGAAGTTGTAAACAAAATCCATGGAGGTCCATCTGTACTTGGAATGACACACAATCAGGTTCTTCTTGGGATGTTCCTGATGCCAGGACCATGGCAGTACGTAAAGATGATAAAAGTCAAACACCCTGCAAGCCTGTTTAAAAATTCTAAATATAAAAAACAACACAGCCAGTAA